A region of the Sulfolobales archaeon genome:
CCCTATATATAGTGGGCCTTTAAGTACCACATTATGGTCTATAGATGCATCATCCTCTATAATCACTGGGCCCTCTATAATAACAGATCTAGCTATGGAGGCTCTAGAGCTTATATAGCTTCTATCTAGCTCGCTGAGTATGTGATAGCTAGCAGTAAGAAGATCCCATGGCGAGCCTATGTTAACCCAATAGTGACCCCAGAATATCGCCTTGATCCTCTTGCTACCCACGATCTTATTATATGCAGCCACAATATCCCCTAGCTCCTCTGTGTAGTCAAATATAGTATGATCTAGGGCATAGATTCCGCCAGATATATATGTTGCTTCAACCCTACCAGGCTGGGCTGGGCTAGCCTGTCTAACAGCCACGATCCTACCCCACTCGTCGACCTCAACAACCCCGTGGCTTGGAAGGGGTATCTCTGGCACAGCTAGCATAGCGCCTTCAAAACCCTCCTCTAGGGATGCCATATAGGTTGAGATATATGCTGAAGGGCTTACCAATATATCCCCATATACTAGTAGGAACCTCTCACCAGGATCTAGCTTCAACCTATTCCTAGCCGAGAGTAGGGCGGCCTCTACACCATGTCCCTTCTGCTCGATCACCTCTATCCTTGCAAGCCTCCTATACTCCCCTACCTCTCTCTCCATCGTATCCGGTCTATCCGATACGATATATATCTCTCTATAGCCTGAAGCAATGATCCTCGATACTACGTGAGAGATCACACTCCTCCCAATGATCCTTAGAAAGGCCTTTGGCTCACCCCTTGTAAGGGGATCCATCTCCCTTCCAGAACCCCCAGCTAGGATCAATACCTTTGTGTTATTCATCTAGAGCATCTCCAACCCTATAGCTGATAGGGGGATAAAGAGATTTGGTTCCATAGAGTTCGCTTATTAGCGCTACCAGGGCGAGGCTAGAAATACTATTGCTTGAGATGCTCTTCAAACCAGCCTGAGATATGCTTTATATTCTCAACCCTATGCCTTGGCTTACCGCTTCTACTTAGCTCGTGGTTCTCCTTTGGGAATAGCACTAGCCTCGTTTTAACACCATTTAGCTTTAGGGCTCTGAAGAATGCTATTGCCTGGTCTACCCAGCATCTATAGTCCTCCAGGCTGTGTATTATAAGGGTTGGGGTTCTAACTTTGTTGGCATATCTTAGAGGGCTTTTCTCGAGGCATCTATCTGGGTTCTCCCATGGTATGCATCCTATCTGGTCTGGGACGAAGTAGTGTCCTATGTCTGTTGTGCCGAACATCGAGATCCAATCGCTTATAGATCTCTGGGTTACCGCTGCTTTAAATCTATCGGTTTGGGTTATGATCCAGTTTGTCATATAGCCTCCATAGCTACCCCCTGTAACGCCTAGCCTCTCGGGATCTATATCGCTATATATCTTCAGCGTTTCATCAACAACCTCCATTAGATCCATATAGTCTCTCTCTCCATAATGCTTCCTTATATCTGCGAATTCCTCGGAGTATCCATCGCTACCCCTCGGGTTTGAATATATTAGTGCGAAGCCCCTTGAGACTAGATATTGGAATTCATATATGAAGCTCCACCCATACATAGTCTTCGGCCCCCCATGTATATAGAGGATCGCCGGGATCTTCTCCCTATCTTTTCTACCTGGCATTAATATCCAGCAATCTATATAGGCCCCATCGCTGGCTCTTATCCTATAGTATGTGGGTCTCGAGAGCCTATGTGTTTTTATGAAGAACGAGTTGAAGCTTGTCACCTTCTCTATAGATCCCCTTCTCATTATATAGAGCTCCTTAGGCTCTACAGGGTTCATCGCGGTTGCCAATGCGATCTCACCATCTACTAGGCTGAACTCATCTATAACCCCTTCTCTGATCCTCATATATGTTTCGAAAACATCCTTAGTAGGATCATATGCCTCAACATACACCTCTCCAGCATCTGAGATCATGAAGTAGATCTTATCATCGGATCCCCATATCAGGTTTGGAGAGCATGTAGGGCCTCTAACGTCTGTGTTTATTGTGTTTAGAAAGTTCCTATCGAGTCTTCCCCTCGTATCTAGCAGCTCTTCTCCCGAGACGCTGTATATAATTAGTCTATTATGTGTTGCAAAACCCCTCTCCCTCTTATGCCCTATCACAGCTATTCTCTTTGATGTTGGCGACCAGGCTATGCCGTTTATCGTAATCCCATCGGCGATCTTTATATGTTCTCCTTTCTCCAGGTCATATAGGTATAGCTGGTGTATATAGGGTGTAGCGGGATCTATGCTAGCTGTATAGGCTATATATCTTCCATCCGGGCTCCACATGGCTATATTAACCCTTACATCTTCTCTAGAGATCTTCTCTCTATTGCCGCTCTCCACATCC
Encoded here:
- a CDS encoding S9 family peptidase, with product MQRDLKPEDLSNIVLVSNPSIFPDKSKALFTVTRISLERDRYESSIWLLDLATMEYTPIENGVYDKCPAPAPDGKRYAFISRRTLKEESRGAEIWVSRIGGQPRLITIFDLGVNSFSWSPDSKYLAVVANDGKIEEDVKVIDRIDIWFNAEGYTYSIQRGLYIVDVESGNREKISREDVRVNIAMWSPDGRYIAYTASIDPATPYIHQLYLYDLEKGEHIKIADGITINGIAWSPTSKRIAVIGHKRERGFATHNRLIIYSVSGEELLDTRGRLDRNFLNTINTDVRGPTCSPNLIWGSDDKIYFMISDAGEVYVEAYDPTKDVFETYMRIREGVIDEFSLVDGEIALATAMNPVEPKELYIMRRGSIEKVTSFNSFFIKTHRLSRPTYYRIRASDGAYIDCWILMPGRKDREKIPAILYIHGGPKTMYGWSFIYEFQYLVSRGFALIYSNPRGSDGYSEEFADIRKHYGERDYMDLMEVVDETLKIYSDIDPERLGVTGGSYGGYMTNWIITQTDRFKAAVTQRSISDWISMFGTTDIGHYFVPDQIGCIPWENPDRCLEKSPLRYANKVRTPTLIIHSLEDYRCWVDQAIAFFRALKLNGVKTRLVLFPKENHELSRSGKPRHRVENIKHISGWFEEHLKQ
- a CDS encoding NDP-sugar synthase yields the protein MNNTKVLILAGGSGREMDPLTRGEPKAFLRIIGRSVISHVVSRIIASGYREIYIVSDRPDTMEREVGEYRRLARIEVIEQKGHGVEAALLSARNRLKLDPGERFLLVYGDILVSPSAYISTYMASLEEGFEGAMLAVPEIPLPSHGVVEVDEWGRIVAVRQASPAQPGRVEATYISGGIYALDHTIFDYTEELGDIVAAYNKIVGSKRIKAIFWGHYWVNIGSPWDLLTASYHILSELDRSYISSRASIARSVIIEGPVIIEDDASIDHNVVLKGPLYIGREVFIGVNTFIRNSTSIEEGAIIGSYSEISRSLIMSSATIGRGSYIGYSVVGEKAVVEPNTITWNIAVHPERRGLARGREYAKIGCIIGKGSRVKAGTIINPGEVIV